Proteins encoded together in one Heterodontus francisci isolate sHetFra1 chromosome 20, sHetFra1.hap1, whole genome shotgun sequence window:
- the bbip1 gene encoding BBSome-interacting protein 1, which produces MPEVKSMFREVLPKQGQLSFEDVPTMVLCKPKLLPLKSVTLEKMEKMQREAQESIRQQELAQREQQ; this is translated from the exons ATGCCAGAAGTAAAGTCCATGTTTCGAGAAGTCCTTCCTAAACAAG GTCAGCTCTCCTTTGAGGATGTTCCCACTATGGTGCTGTGCAAACCAAAGCTGCTGCCACTTAAATCAGTAACACTGGAGAAGATGGAGAAAATGCAGAGGGAAGCACAGGAAAGCATACGGCAACAGGAATTGGCACAAAGAGAACAGCAATAA